A single Thermaerobacter sp. FW80 DNA region contains:
- a CDS encoding heavy metal-responsive transcriptional regulator: MLRIGEAARQAGVSPHALRYYESLGLIRCRRSGSGYRLYDRETLERVRFIRRAAQLGFTLEEIAQILQLRDEGRAPCSQVVAWLDEKIEHLNAQIRILTGLRAELVALRSQAPAVPADPSGYSSGYCALLEGRAGPIPAAATRPSDHGRARSPSRAHPLRRRHGRQEGR; the protein is encoded by the coding sequence GTCTCGCCGCATGCGTTGCGTTATTATGAATCCCTTGGCCTGATCCGCTGCCGGCGAAGCGGTTCCGGTTACCGCTTGTACGACCGGGAAACCCTGGAACGGGTGCGCTTCATCCGGCGAGCGGCGCAGCTGGGTTTCACCCTCGAGGAGATCGCGCAGATCTTGCAGCTCCGTGACGAGGGCCGGGCCCCCTGTAGCCAGGTGGTGGCGTGGCTGGATGAGAAGATCGAACACTTGAACGCGCAGATCCGCATCCTCACCGGGCTTCGTGCAGAACTCGTCGCCCTGCGGTCCCAGGCGCCAGCCGTGCCGGCGGATCCCTCCGGCTATTCCTCGGGCTATTGTGCCCTTCTTGAGGGACGGGCTGGCCCGATCCCGGCAGCCGCAACCAGGCCGAGCGACCATGGGCGGGCCCGGAGCCCATCGCGGGCGCACCCCCTCAGGCGGAGGCACGGCAGGCAGGAGGGCAGGTGA
- a CDS encoding helix-turn-helix transcriptional regulator — MTHLGVPHTKPQAEESEQRQLEIRAKFFDGLANPTRLRIVELLLDRGELNVSQLVEATGVSQGQVSNQLACLKWCGYVTSRSEGRYVYYRVTDPRIRTLVELARQIVADNAEQIRACTHLSLSVDREGY; from the coding sequence ATGACACACCTCGGAGTACCCCACACCAAACCGCAAGCGGAAGAGTCTGAACAACGCCAGCTGGAGATCCGTGCCAAATTCTTCGATGGCCTGGCCAACCCAACGCGGCTTCGCATCGTTGAGCTGTTGCTCGATCGCGGTGAACTGAACGTCAGCCAGCTGGTCGAGGCGACGGGCGTTTCCCAGGGTCAGGTTTCCAATCAGCTGGCATGCCTCAAATGGTGCGGTTACGTGACATCGCGGTCGGAGGGCCGCTACGTCTACTACCGGGTCACGGACCCTCGCATCCGGACGCTGGTCGAACTGGCCCGGCAGATCGTGGCGGATAACGCCGAGCAAATCCGCGCGTGCACCCACCTGAGCCTCTCCGTGGATCGGGAGGGTTACTAA
- the merA gene encoding mercury(II) reductase: MSPLKPGRYHLAIEGMTCAHCATRVQRALEQAGARAVEADFRRGEAVFDLPQPADAEDLRAAVREAGYEPGALKSLEPQPASGGGPAQVVPAPGGGLPVQTPPAPHVPATAVPATAGVTTAAGANPGEAYDLVIVGSGSAAFAAAIEATQAGARVAMVERGVVGGTCVNIGCVPSKTLLRAAEVYFRARHHPFAGIATQAGPVDLPLLIGQKNELVSRLRYEKYECLVGTYGFDLVRGEGRFVDAHILEVVDPASGSVTHTLRAKAFLIATGASPAIPEVPGLEAVDFLTSTSALNLRRLPESVAVIGAGYIALELGQFFRHLGARVTIMQRSPELLKTYDPEIRDTVRRMLDEHGIEVLTGVRYLGVDQAGGMKRVRLEVAGAERAVEAEALLVATGRRPNTAALQLDKAGVRTGSRGEVVVDDQLRTSVPHIFAAGDVTMGPQFVYVAAYQGALAARNAVRGAGERVDLRAVPRVTFTTPAIASVGLTEEQARAAGRPVRVSVLPLDAVPRALANRETTGVFKLVADAGTGRLLGAHVVAENAGDVIYAATLAVKFGLTVEDLRSTLAPYLTMAEGLKLAALGFETDVSRLSCCAG, translated from the coding sequence TTGTCACCCTTGAAGCCGGGCCGCTACCACCTCGCGATTGAGGGCATGACCTGTGCACACTGCGCTACCAGGGTCCAGCGGGCTCTGGAACAGGCCGGGGCACGGGCTGTGGAAGCCGACTTCCGGCGCGGTGAGGCGGTCTTCGACCTGCCGCAACCTGCCGATGCGGAAGACCTGCGCGCTGCGGTCCGGGAAGCCGGGTACGAGCCCGGGGCTTTAAAGTCGCTGGAGCCCCAGCCGGCATCGGGGGGTGGTCCTGCGCAGGTGGTCCCAGCCCCGGGGGGTGGTCTGCCGGTTCAAACCCCTCCCGCTCCCCATGTCCCGGCCACGGCGGTCCCTGCCACTGCCGGGGTCACGACCGCCGCCGGAGCGAACCCTGGTGAGGCGTACGATCTGGTCATCGTCGGCTCCGGGTCGGCGGCCTTCGCCGCGGCCATCGAGGCCACGCAAGCCGGCGCCCGGGTGGCCATGGTCGAACGAGGGGTGGTGGGGGGAACCTGCGTCAACATCGGCTGCGTGCCGTCCAAGACCCTTTTGCGGGCCGCGGAGGTCTACTTCCGCGCCCGGCACCACCCCTTCGCCGGCATCGCCACCCAGGCCGGTCCGGTCGACCTGCCGCTGCTCATCGGTCAGAAGAACGAGCTGGTCTCGCGGCTGCGGTACGAGAAGTACGAATGCCTTGTCGGTACGTACGGCTTCGATCTGGTGCGCGGGGAAGGCCGGTTTGTCGACGCCCACATCCTTGAGGTCGTCGATCCGGCCAGCGGCTCGGTGACCCATACCCTCCGGGCGAAGGCGTTTCTCATCGCCACCGGCGCCTCCCCGGCCATCCCCGAGGTGCCGGGGCTCGAGGCCGTCGACTTCCTCACCAGCACCTCCGCCCTCAACTTGCGACGGCTGCCCGAGAGCGTGGCCGTCATCGGCGCAGGGTACATCGCCCTGGAGCTGGGCCAGTTCTTCCGGCACCTGGGCGCTCGGGTGACCATCATGCAGCGCAGCCCCGAGCTCCTGAAAACGTACGACCCGGAGATCCGGGACACCGTGCGCCGCATGCTGGACGAACACGGCATCGAGGTGCTGACAGGGGTTCGCTACCTCGGGGTCGATCAGGCGGGCGGGATGAAACGGGTACGGCTGGAGGTCGCGGGGGCCGAACGAGCCGTCGAGGCGGAGGCCCTGCTGGTTGCCACGGGCCGGCGCCCCAACACCGCGGCACTTCAGCTCGACAAGGCTGGCGTCCGCACCGGGTCCCGCGGCGAGGTGGTGGTCGATGACCAGCTGCGGACCAGCGTCCCCCACATCTTCGCGGCCGGCGACGTGACCATGGGGCCCCAGTTCGTCTATGTGGCCGCCTACCAGGGGGCCCTGGCTGCCCGGAACGCCGTCCGCGGCGCGGGCGAGCGGGTCGATCTCCGTGCCGTCCCGCGGGTCACCTTCACCACCCCGGCCATTGCCAGCGTCGGCCTGACGGAAGAACAGGCCCGGGCCGCCGGCCGGCCGGTGCGGGTGTCGGTCCTCCCGCTGGACGCCGTGCCGCGGGCCCTGGCCAATCGCGAGACCACCGGGGTATTCAAGCTTGTCGCCGACGCCGGCACCGGCCGGCTGCTGGGCGCCCACGTCGTCGCGGAGAATGCCGGCGACGTGATCTATGCCGCCACCCTGGCCGTGAAGTTCGGGCTGACGGTCGAAGACCTGCGCTCGACCCTGGCGCCGTATCTGACCATGGCCGAGGGGTTGAAGCTGGCGGCCCTGGGCTTCGAAACCGACGTATCCCGGCTTTCCTGTTGTGCAGGATAG
- a CDS encoding HAMP domain-containing sensor histidine kinase translates to MRPKPLFLSLWAFGAGLSLLTALVLGFVFIPLAAQAGPAGRGGEAVLRTVMVVMVLASAGALSVATGLAWLISRRLARPLERLGQAARTIARQPLGYVVQLPPAPYREVADLARALETLSAELAREQAQKDAFLAAVAHELRTPLTYLQGYARSLLDGMVADPEAVRDHLTVIDREARRLGRMVGDLLDREALASGRVSLRTGPVDLAVLAGEAVEDAAPAAREKGVDLELEVHPPVPAVQADADRLRQVLWNLLDNAVAHTPSGGRVWVEVCRTGQTVEVTVHDTGTGFDPAESENIWRPFYRVDRHSGGPRPPGRRGYGLGLATVRQVIEAHGGTVHADGRPGQGASVGFRLPVMLPAGVPATTAPAARPGRAIPGAAGDGGDGVLPADEPGRRAAPGRRPPTAVQQPAPRPLPPAGDSTWASGESLVAVLLVVVGVLALATASLLPRLVSLAGARGSADLLIIALTGAVSTVLLAGIIALLYRAWMGGRST, encoded by the coding sequence GTGCGTCCAAAGCCGCTGTTCCTCAGCCTGTGGGCCTTCGGCGCGGGCTTGAGCCTGCTGACCGCCCTGGTCCTCGGCTTCGTGTTCATCCCCCTGGCCGCCCAGGCCGGTCCGGCCGGTCGTGGCGGGGAGGCGGTGCTGCGGACCGTCATGGTGGTCATGGTCCTGGCTTCGGCCGGTGCCCTGTCCGTGGCCACCGGCCTCGCCTGGTTGATCTCCCGCCGGCTGGCCCGGCCCCTGGAACGGCTGGGCCAGGCCGCCCGAACCATTGCCCGGCAGCCCCTGGGCTACGTGGTCCAGCTTCCGCCGGCCCCATACCGGGAGGTCGCGGATCTGGCCCGGGCCCTGGAGACCCTGTCGGCCGAACTGGCCCGGGAACAGGCCCAGAAGGACGCCTTCCTGGCGGCGGTGGCCCACGAGTTGCGCACGCCCCTGACCTACCTCCAGGGTTACGCCCGGTCGTTGCTTGACGGCATGGTGGCCGACCCGGAGGCCGTGCGCGACCACCTGACGGTCATCGACCGGGAGGCCCGGCGGTTGGGGCGGATGGTCGGGGATCTGCTGGATCGGGAAGCCCTGGCCTCGGGGCGCGTCTCCCTGCGTACCGGACCGGTCGACCTGGCCGTCCTGGCGGGCGAGGCCGTTGAGGATGCGGCCCCGGCCGCCCGGGAAAAGGGCGTGGACCTCGAGCTGGAGGTGCACCCGCCCGTGCCTGCCGTGCAGGCCGACGCCGACCGGCTGCGCCAGGTGCTGTGGAACCTGCTCGACAACGCGGTGGCCCATACCCCATCCGGCGGCCGGGTCTGGGTGGAGGTCTGCCGCACTGGGCAAACGGTCGAGGTGACGGTCCACGACACGGGCACCGGGTTCGACCCCGCGGAGAGCGAGAACATCTGGCGCCCGTTCTACCGCGTGGACAGGCATTCCGGAGGCCCCCGGCCCCCAGGGCGGCGGGGTTACGGCCTCGGGCTGGCCACGGTGCGGCAGGTCATTGAAGCCCATGGCGGTACGGTCCATGCCGACGGCCGGCCCGGGCAGGGCGCCTCGGTGGGCTTTCGCCTGCCAGTGATGCTGCCGGCCGGCGTTCCGGCCACAACGGCGCCGGCCGCCCGGCCGGGGAGGGCGATCCCCGGTGCTGCGGGCGATGGCGGTGATGGGGTCCTCCCCGCGGACGAACCCGGCCGCCGGGCGGCGCCCGGTCGCCGGCCACCCACCGCCGTGCAGCAGCCGGCCCCTCGGCCGCTGCCACCGGCCGGGGACAGTACCTGGGCCAGCGGCGAGTCCCTGGTCGCCGTGCTCCTGGTGGTCGTGGGCGTTTTAGCGCTGGCAACGGCCTCGCTCCTGCCCCGGCTGGTATCCCTGGCGGGGGCCAGAGGCTCTGCGGACCTGTTGATCATCGCCCTGACGGGAGCCGTCAGCACCGTCCTGCTGGCGGGTATCATCGCCCTCTTATACAGGGCCTGGATGGGAGGCCGGTCGACATGA
- a CDS encoding SHOCT domain-containing protein, translating to MMMHPGWSNGWGLWGMWLAMVAFWLVPLVVVAGIFWLFLGRDRHRGDRGSEPAVFDENRRALAILKERYARGEISREEFERIKDDITKS from the coding sequence ATGATGATGCATCCCGGGTGGAGCAACGGCTGGGGCCTGTGGGGGATGTGGCTGGCCATGGTGGCCTTCTGGCTCGTGCCGCTGGTGGTGGTTGCCGGCATCTTCTGGCTCTTCCTGGGACGGGACCGCCATCGTGGGGACCGGGGGTCCGAGCCAGCGGTTTTCGACGAGAACCGCCGGGCCCTCGCCATCCTCAAGGAACGGTACGCCCGGGGGGAGATCAGCCGCGAGGAGTTCGAACGGATCAAGGACGACATCACGAAATCGTAG